In one Microbulbifer pacificus genomic region, the following are encoded:
- a CDS encoding helix-turn-helix domain-containing protein — translation MNTVDSRSVTLSYTRAVISALERLQLKLPPRAQALLTAINENERVPMNVQEEIWLAVQDAHPDPLLGIRLGQAMQGSQMGLVGYLLMTQKNLGAALEQLLIYHPLLGEGGQFEMRRGSFYVELCYRPNYLRCARLRVETVLSICLAQARVMTGREFQPQSVLFAYPTPSLAVQQQYQQLLQAPVQFNAESSGIRFRPQDLEIPLVAADRQVMARLKPEADALLKALTSKSLQLRVAHLLQQEPQLSREQVAARLCISPRHLGRKLLEENASFRAIQDEVRSHYACQWLREGEKTNVDIAAALGYCDESAFGKAFRRWTGLSPKAFKSMKSA, via the coding sequence TTGAATACCGTCGACAGCAGAAGTGTCACTCTTAGCTATACACGAGCAGTTATAAGCGCTCTGGAGCGGCTTCAACTGAAGCTCCCGCCCCGCGCACAGGCACTCCTGACCGCCATTAACGAAAATGAGCGCGTTCCCATGAACGTTCAGGAAGAGATCTGGCTGGCCGTTCAGGACGCCCACCCGGACCCATTGCTCGGCATCCGCCTGGGACAGGCCATGCAAGGCAGCCAGATGGGGCTCGTGGGCTATCTGCTGATGACCCAGAAAAATCTCGGTGCCGCGCTGGAACAACTGCTCATCTACCACCCACTGCTGGGTGAGGGCGGACAGTTCGAAATGCGCCGCGGCAGCTTTTACGTGGAGCTCTGCTACCGCCCCAACTACCTGCGCTGCGCGCGCCTGAGAGTCGAAACAGTCCTGTCCATCTGCCTGGCCCAGGCCCGTGTGATGACCGGGCGCGAGTTCCAGCCACAGAGCGTACTCTTCGCCTACCCCACCCCCTCTCTGGCGGTGCAGCAGCAATACCAGCAACTGTTGCAGGCCCCTGTACAGTTCAACGCGGAATCATCCGGTATCCGGTTCCGTCCCCAGGATCTCGAAATTCCGCTGGTGGCCGCTGACCGCCAGGTAATGGCGCGACTGAAACCCGAAGCGGATGCCCTGCTGAAAGCACTCACCAGCAAAAGCCTGCAGCTGCGGGTTGCCCACCTGCTACAACAGGAACCGCAACTCTCTCGCGAACAGGTGGCGGCGCGCCTGTGCATCAGCCCGCGTCACTTGGGCCGCAAACTGCTGGAGGAGAACGCGAGCTTTCGCGCCATCCAGGATGAAGTGCGCAGCCACTATGCCTGCCAGTGGCTGCGGGAGGGTGAAAAAACGAACGTGGATATCGCCGCGGCTCTCGGCTACTGCGACGAGAGCGCCTTCGGCAAAGCCTTCCGGCGCTGGACCGGTCTCTCGCCCAAAGCGTTCAAGTCGATGAAATCCGCATAA
- a CDS encoding flavin-containing monooxygenase, which produces MKPLAVNKPYAVIGAGPMGLCSVRNLVKHGIPCVGFEIHRDVGGLWDIDSPTSTMYESAHLISSKRMTEFAEFPMGEEVALFPHHSELRAYFRAYAREFDLYRHYEFETEVVSCERIDDDWHITTRCKGEEQTRVFGGLLIANGTLHHPNMPELPGAFAGELLHSSDYRDPAIFAGKRVLLVGCGNSGADIAVDAAHRAKSVDISLRRGYYFLPKFIGGKATDAVGGKIKLPRFIQQRISAALSKFMLGTPEQYGLPKPDYKMFESHPVINSLILHHIGHGDIKARKDIAEVNGHKVTFADGSSGEYDLILMATGYKLHYPFIDSSHLNWEGFAPRMYLNVFHPEYDNLFLMGMVEAAGLGWEGRNRQAEMVALYIRQLAAGAASATKLKQMKRVQVGDRADGGMQYLKLERMAYYVHKDTYLKALAGHTRDLLRDCQVADTARFSNNPAAATR; this is translated from the coding sequence ATGAAGCCATTAGCGGTGAATAAGCCATACGCGGTAATCGGCGCCGGTCCCATGGGGCTGTGTAGTGTACGCAATCTGGTCAAGCACGGAATCCCCTGTGTGGGGTTTGAGATCCATCGTGATGTAGGCGGGCTGTGGGATATCGACAGTCCCACCAGCACCATGTACGAGTCCGCGCATCTGATTTCGTCCAAGCGTATGACCGAGTTCGCCGAATTTCCCATGGGCGAGGAGGTGGCACTGTTCCCGCACCACAGTGAGCTGCGGGCATACTTCCGCGCCTATGCCAGAGAGTTCGACCTGTACCGCCATTACGAATTTGAAACCGAGGTGGTGAGTTGCGAGCGTATCGATGACGACTGGCACATCACCACGCGCTGTAAGGGTGAAGAGCAGACCCGTGTCTTTGGGGGGCTGCTGATCGCGAACGGTACTCTGCACCATCCGAATATGCCGGAGCTGCCCGGTGCATTCGCCGGCGAGCTGTTGCATTCCTCCGACTACCGCGACCCGGCTATTTTTGCCGGGAAGCGCGTGCTGCTGGTGGGCTGTGGCAACAGCGGCGCAGATATCGCCGTGGACGCGGCACACCGTGCCAAAAGCGTCGACATCAGCCTGCGTCGGGGCTACTACTTCCTGCCCAAATTCATCGGTGGCAAGGCCACCGATGCGGTGGGTGGCAAAATCAAACTGCCGCGCTTTATCCAGCAGCGTATCAGCGCCGCGCTGTCTAAATTCATGTTGGGTACTCCGGAGCAGTACGGCCTGCCGAAGCCGGACTACAAAATGTTCGAATCCCATCCGGTGATCAACTCGCTGATTCTGCACCATATCGGCCACGGCGATATCAAGGCGCGCAAGGACATTGCCGAGGTGAATGGCCACAAGGTGACGTTCGCGGATGGGAGCAGCGGTGAGTACGACCTGATCCTGATGGCGACGGGGTACAAGCTGCACTATCCCTTTATCGATTCCTCCCATCTCAATTGGGAGGGCTTTGCGCCGCGCATGTACCTGAACGTGTTCCACCCGGAGTACGACAATCTGTTCCTGATGGGGATGGTGGAGGCCGCCGGTCTGGGGTGGGAAGGACGCAATCGCCAGGCGGAGATGGTAGCCCTGTATATTCGCCAGCTGGCGGCGGGGGCGGCTTCGGCGACGAAGCTCAAGCAGATGAAGCGGGTACAGGTCGGCGATCGCGCCGACGGTGGCATGCAGTACCTGAAACTCGAGCGCATGGCCTATTACGTACACAAAGATACTTACCTGAAAGCACTGGCCGGTCACACCCGGGACTTGCTCCGTGACTGTCAGGTTGCGGATACTGCACGTTTTTCAAACAATCCGGCCGCGGCGACCCGCTGA
- a CDS encoding SDR family NAD(P)-dependent oxidoreductase: MKVALKTPQNREKVFVVTGAAGGLGWALVQALEKAYANQGPLRFALIDVEANAVAARARELAARNVDADVFVADLSSESAVAELCVRLRNRYGCVDLLVNNAGITHRSLSTLTSNAVIRRVMAVDYHAPVELAQGLMDELRAASGCVINISSMAGWMPVLGRAGYCAAKSALHQYFETFREEVRDEGVRVLMVYPSFVATNIDTNALAGDGGRAQHAQSTVGQVRSADWMASEIVRALMTGKERLFPRDKSLLGAYLYKFAPKLFLRQMVKNFRVELEEGRKLARQPRAATIVSAE, from the coding sequence ATGAAGGTAGCTCTGAAAACCCCGCAGAACCGGGAGAAGGTTTTTGTCGTTACCGGCGCCGCCGGCGGCCTCGGCTGGGCGCTCGTGCAGGCGCTGGAAAAGGCGTACGCCAATCAGGGGCCGCTGCGTTTTGCGCTGATCGATGTGGAGGCCAATGCGGTGGCCGCGCGCGCGCGCGAGCTGGCGGCGCGGAATGTCGATGCCGATGTATTTGTTGCTGACCTCTCTTCGGAATCCGCTGTGGCGGAACTCTGCGTGCGCCTGCGCAACCGGTATGGGTGTGTCGACCTGCTGGTAAACAACGCCGGCATCACCCATCGCAGCCTTTCCACCCTGACCAGCAATGCGGTTATCCGCCGGGTCATGGCGGTGGATTACCATGCACCGGTGGAGCTGGCCCAGGGGTTGATGGATGAGCTGCGTGCCGCCTCCGGCTGCGTTATCAACATCAGCTCCATGGCCGGCTGGATGCCGGTGCTCGGGCGCGCCGGCTATTGCGCGGCCAAAAGCGCGCTGCATCAATACTTCGAAACGTTCCGCGAAGAGGTGCGCGATGAGGGCGTACGCGTACTCATGGTTTACCCGAGCTTTGTTGCTACCAATATCGACACCAATGCCCTGGCGGGTGATGGTGGCCGTGCCCAGCATGCCCAGAGTACCGTCGGCCAGGTGCGCAGCGCCGATTGGATGGCGAGTGAGATCGTTCGCGCGTTGATGACAGGCAAAGAACGTCTGTTTCCGCGCGACAAATCGCTGCTTGGTGCTTACCTCTACAAATTCGCGCCGAAACTGTTCCTGCGCCAGATGGTGAAAAACTTCCGGGTGGAACTCGAAGAAGGCAGGAAGCTCGCGCGGCAACCCCGCGCGGCAACCATTGTTTCAGCGGAGTAG
- a CDS encoding DUF502 domain-containing protein, which yields MTRIKAFVTLTLLGGLAVVLPIAIFILLFQWLFGQISELVAPATQWMQAHTEFKDNFARLIVLALILGLCFVIGLLVKTSVGRWAHRHLDYWLGRLAPGYSTIKDVVLQFIGGAGSEGVLSGPVARARIHGADNPLSVTAIVTSQHPNGDFTVYVPTAPVPTSGFVYHLPAECVEILPHVTVEAAMKSIVSCGSGSGALLKAPERSV from the coding sequence ATGACCAGAATAAAAGCCTTTGTCACGTTAACCCTGCTGGGTGGCCTGGCGGTGGTGTTGCCCATTGCCATTTTTATCCTGCTGTTCCAGTGGCTGTTTGGCCAGATCAGCGAGCTGGTGGCACCGGCGACGCAGTGGATGCAGGCGCATACGGAGTTCAAGGATAACTTTGCGCGCCTGATCGTCCTAGCGTTGATTCTGGGACTGTGTTTTGTGATTGGCCTGCTGGTGAAGACCAGCGTGGGACGCTGGGCGCACCGGCATCTGGATTACTGGCTTGGCAGACTGGCGCCGGGGTACAGCACGATCAAGGATGTGGTGTTGCAGTTTATTGGTGGTGCCGGCTCCGAGGGCGTACTGTCGGGGCCGGTGGCGCGGGCGCGGATCCACGGGGCGGACAATCCGCTGTCGGTGACGGCGATTGTGACTTCGCAGCATCCGAATGGGGATTTCACGGTGTATGTGCCGACGGCGCCGGTGCCGACTTCGGGGTTTGTTTATCACTTGCCGGCGGAGTGCGTGGAGATTCTGCCGCATGTGACGGTGGAGGCGGCGATGAAGTCTATTGTTTCTTGTGGGTCTGGGAGTGGGGCCTTGCTGAAGGCTCCTGAGCGTTCTGTCTGA
- a CDS encoding SDR family oxidoreductase, protein MSEKRVLITGAAGYVGRLLGEALAARMDVVGVDIAVRDAAFPIFQMDICDAALAELMRAERITHVVHLASVVSPGRDRAREYRIDVEGTRNVLDACITAGVTHLTLTSSGAAYGYHADNPAWLSEDCPLRGNPEFAYSDHKRLVEEMLAEYRQHHPQLKQLIFRPCSIVGATTNSKISALFAGKGILDPGGHNSPFVFIWDQDVIGAIEYGVLENACGIYNLAGDGALTPQEIARLLGKSLRRPPVWLLKALLAVSFKLRLGNVQPAQVMFLQYRPVLLNTRLKRELGYRPRKTSAEAFAFFAKEALGIDIDPRTARVTHAEIPPNAVTEGQTA, encoded by the coding sequence ATGAGTGAAAAGCGAGTACTGATCACAGGGGCAGCAGGCTATGTGGGCCGTTTGCTGGGGGAGGCACTGGCGGCGCGTATGGACGTGGTTGGTGTCGATATTGCGGTGCGCGACGCGGCATTTCCCATTTTCCAGATGGATATCTGCGACGCGGCACTGGCGGAGCTGATGCGCGCCGAGCGCATCACCCACGTGGTGCATCTGGCATCGGTCGTATCGCCTGGGCGCGACCGCGCGCGCGAGTACCGCATTGATGTCGAGGGTACGCGCAATGTGCTGGATGCCTGTATCACCGCCGGTGTAACCCACCTCACTCTCACCAGCAGCGGTGCCGCCTATGGCTACCATGCGGACAATCCCGCCTGGTTAAGCGAAGACTGCCCACTGCGAGGCAACCCGGAATTTGCCTATTCCGATCACAAGCGTCTTGTGGAGGAGATGTTGGCGGAGTATCGCCAGCATCACCCGCAGCTGAAGCAGTTGATTTTCCGCCCCTGTTCCATCGTCGGCGCTACTACCAACAGCAAGATCAGTGCGCTGTTTGCCGGTAAAGGCATTCTGGACCCGGGTGGCCACAACTCACCATTTGTCTTTATCTGGGACCAGGACGTCATCGGCGCTATCGAGTACGGCGTACTGGAAAACGCCTGCGGCATTTACAACCTGGCTGGCGATGGCGCACTGACGCCACAGGAAATTGCCCGTCTGCTGGGCAAATCCCTGCGCCGCCCGCCGGTGTGGCTGCTGAAGGCGCTGCTGGCTGTCAGCTTTAAACTGCGGCTCGGCAATGTGCAGCCGGCACAGGTGATGTTCCTGCAGTACCGTCCGGTGCTGCTCAACACGCGTCTCAAGCGTGAACTGGGTTACCGGCCGCGTAAGACCTCCGCAGAAGCGTTTGCCTTTTTCGCGAAAGAGGCTCTTGGCATCGACATAGATCCGCGCACTGCGCGGGTAACCCATGCCGAGATACCCCCAAATGCTGTAACGGAGGGGCAGACCGCATGA
- a CDS encoding serine hydrolase domain-containing protein encodes MKKIILTLLATLTCLGLALALLAPTLLGFSITQLGNAVTVATGMGAKLACSGRYVSGFSAAQNLEDLASYSPANRLLDLRYEDNPRRVTATLLGLGETSARYRPGLGCTLDIGDTTALDSLAFTPIASSDAEWPVGNGAQDIDGKLQRTLDEILASDNAAGLHTRALLVVQNGKLVAESYGEGANAQTPLLGWSMGKSLTSMMVGRLQTLQPQLEASQPLFPEWADSRSQVSLESLLQMSSGLDFDETYAPGSDATRMLFNAHSASDVALNSPLKFAPGKRFSYSSGTTNLLARWISQQLGGTPQANADFFQQQILNPLGMRNTVFEMDASGVFVGSSYIYASARDWARLGLLMLNRGNWNGEQLIAEHWVDAARRPNQSDNDPRYGYQFWLNGGGEALRFPELPEDSYFMLGNRAQAVMISPSTSTVIVRLGWTAGDYPTGENFARMLP; translated from the coding sequence GTGAAAAAAATAATCCTGACTCTTCTCGCCACGCTCACCTGCCTCGGCCTCGCACTGGCCCTGCTGGCCCCTACCCTGCTCGGATTTTCCATTACCCAGCTTGGCAACGCCGTCACGGTCGCCACCGGTATGGGGGCTAAACTGGCGTGCTCCGGGCGCTACGTATCAGGCTTCAGCGCCGCACAGAATCTTGAGGATCTGGCCTCTTACTCCCCCGCCAATCGCCTGCTCGACCTGCGCTATGAAGACAACCCCAGGCGGGTAACCGCCACCCTGCTCGGCCTCGGTGAAACCAGCGCTCGTTACCGCCCCGGTCTCGGCTGCACCCTGGATATCGGTGACACCACTGCGCTGGACAGTCTCGCCTTCACGCCAATTGCATCGAGTGATGCCGAATGGCCCGTGGGCAACGGCGCGCAGGATATTGACGGGAAACTCCAGCGGACCCTCGACGAGATACTCGCCAGCGACAATGCCGCTGGCCTGCACACCCGCGCGCTGCTGGTAGTACAGAACGGAAAGCTGGTGGCAGAGTCCTACGGCGAAGGGGCCAACGCACAGACGCCACTGCTCGGCTGGTCCATGGGCAAGAGCCTGACCTCAATGATGGTGGGTCGCCTGCAAACGCTGCAGCCACAGCTTGAAGCGTCACAACCACTGTTTCCGGAATGGGCCGACTCGCGCAGCCAGGTTTCGCTGGAAAGCCTGCTGCAGATGTCCTCCGGGCTCGATTTCGACGAAACCTATGCGCCGGGCAGTGATGCCACCCGTATGCTGTTCAATGCGCACAGCGCGTCCGACGTCGCCCTGAACAGCCCGCTCAAGTTCGCGCCGGGCAAGCGTTTCTCATACTCCTCCGGTACCACCAACCTGCTTGCGCGCTGGATTTCCCAGCAACTGGGCGGTACCCCGCAGGCCAACGCGGACTTTTTTCAGCAACAGATTCTCAACCCGCTCGGCATGCGCAACACGGTGTTTGAGATGGATGCCAGTGGCGTATTCGTGGGCAGCTCCTACATTTACGCCTCCGCCCGCGACTGGGCGCGACTGGGTTTACTGATGCTGAACCGGGGCAACTGGAATGGCGAGCAACTGATCGCGGAACACTGGGTGGATGCCGCCCGGCGTCCAAATCAGAGCGACAACGACCCGCGCTACGGCTACCAGTTCTGGCTGAACGGTGGAGGGGAAGCGCTGCGCTTCCCGGAATTACCGGAAGACAGCTATTTCATGCTGGGTAATCGCGCGCAGGCCGTGATGATTTCCCCGTCCACCAGTACCGTGATTGTGCGCCTGGGATGGACTGCCGGCGATTACCCCACAGGAGAAAATTTCGCGCGCATGCTGCCATAA
- the recQ gene encoding DNA helicase RecQ has protein sequence MTESHPALTTSAFAGATSAGNPHFILEHTFGYTEFRGDQEAIISTLVAGDDALVLMPTGGGKSLCYQIPALARPGCGIVISPLIALMQDQVEALRAAGVSAAFLNSSLGFDEAQQIESRLLRGELELLYLAPERLLQPRTLDLLERAELSLFAIDEAHCVSQWGHDFRADYLQLSCLHQRFPEVPRVALTATADQRTRREIARRLDLESARHFVSSFDRPNIQYRIAPKNNPKRQLLQFLNTEQQGNAGVIYCLSRGKVESTAEWLQQQGFNALPYHAGLAAQVRAEHQRRFLREEGVIMVATIAFGMGIDKPDVRFVAHLDLPKSIEAYYQETGRAGRDGEPATALLLYGLEDVVKLSQMAAMSEGSEEHKRQERQRLDAMLGLCEITSCRRRALLRYFEEELAADCGNCDTCLEAPATWDATDAARKLMSAIYRSGQRFGAAHVIDVLRGADTEKVRQFGHDKLSTYGIGTDMSANEWRAITRQLVVRGYLRVNAEAFNALQLTEQCRPVLRGEEALQLRTLPKTPSTRATKRDTRAGDASAEVSVQEQPLWDALRALRKSLAEERGVPPYVVFHDATLREMLSARPRNTTEMLAISGIGDSKLAKFGEPFLALLREFEGELSDHA, from the coding sequence ATGACTGAATCACACCCGGCTTTAACCACTTCCGCTTTCGCGGGGGCCACCTCTGCAGGCAACCCCCACTTCATCCTCGAGCACACCTTTGGCTACACCGAATTTCGCGGTGACCAGGAAGCCATCATCAGCACCCTGGTGGCCGGCGATGACGCGCTGGTACTCATGCCCACCGGCGGCGGCAAATCCCTGTGTTACCAGATCCCCGCACTGGCGCGCCCGGGCTGCGGCATTGTGATATCGCCACTGATCGCGCTGATGCAGGATCAGGTGGAGGCATTGCGGGCCGCGGGCGTGTCCGCGGCTTTTCTGAACTCGTCACTGGGGTTCGACGAGGCGCAGCAGATCGAAAGCCGCCTGCTGCGCGGTGAACTGGAACTGCTCTATCTGGCGCCGGAGCGCCTGTTACAGCCGCGTACCCTGGATCTGCTCGAGCGCGCGGAACTCTCCCTTTTCGCCATCGACGAAGCCCACTGTGTGAGCCAGTGGGGACACGACTTCCGTGCCGATTACCTGCAGCTGTCCTGCCTGCACCAGCGGTTTCCCGAGGTGCCGCGGGTGGCCCTTACCGCCACCGCGGACCAGCGCACCCGCCGGGAAATCGCCCGGCGGCTGGATCTGGAAAGTGCCCGGCACTTCGTCAGCAGCTTCGACCGCCCCAATATCCAGTACCGTATCGCCCCCAAAAACAACCCAAAACGGCAACTGCTGCAGTTTCTGAATACGGAACAGCAGGGCAACGCCGGCGTGATCTACTGCCTCTCCCGCGGCAAAGTGGAATCCACCGCAGAGTGGCTGCAGCAACAGGGCTTCAATGCCCTGCCCTACCACGCCGGTTTAGCCGCCCAGGTTCGCGCCGAGCACCAGCGTCGCTTCCTGCGGGAAGAAGGCGTGATCATGGTGGCCACCATTGCCTTTGGCATGGGAATCGATAAGCCGGATGTGCGTTTTGTCGCGCACCTGGACCTGCCCAAGAGCATTGAGGCGTATTACCAGGAAACCGGCCGCGCCGGGCGCGACGGCGAACCCGCTACGGCACTGCTGCTGTACGGCCTCGAGGACGTGGTGAAACTCAGTCAGATGGCCGCGATGTCGGAAGGCAGCGAAGAACACAAACGCCAGGAGCGCCAGCGGCTCGACGCCATGCTGGGGCTGTGCGAGATCACCAGCTGCCGGCGCCGTGCACTGCTGCGCTATTTCGAAGAGGAGCTCGCCGCGGACTGCGGCAACTGCGACACCTGCCTGGAGGCCCCCGCCACCTGGGACGCCACGGACGCCGCGCGCAAGCTGATGTCCGCGATTTACCGTAGCGGGCAGCGCTTTGGCGCGGCGCACGTAATCGATGTGCTGCGGGGAGCGGATACCGAGAAAGTTCGCCAGTTTGGCCACGACAAACTCTCAACCTATGGCATCGGCACCGATATGAGCGCGAATGAGTGGCGCGCCATCACCCGCCAGTTGGTGGTGCGCGGTTATTTACGGGTCAATGCCGAAGCCTTCAATGCCCTGCAACTGACCGAGCAGTGTCGACCGGTGCTGCGCGGCGAGGAAGCCTTGCAACTGCGCACCTTGCCCAAAACCCCATCCACCAGGGCTACCAAGCGGGATACCCGTGCCGGCGACGCCTCGGCGGAAGTTTCCGTGCAAGAACAGCCTCTGTGGGACGCACTGCGCGCCCTGCGTAAGTCCCTCGCGGAAGAGCGCGGCGTGCCGCCCTACGTAGTCTTCCACGACGCGACGCTGCGGGAGATGCTCAGCGCCCGCCCGCGCAATACAACGGAAATGCTGGCCATCTCCGGCATCGGCGACAGCAAGCTGGCGAAATTCGGTGAACCGTTTCTGGCGCTGTTGCGGGAGTTCGAGGGCGAACTCAGCGATCACGCCTGA
- a CDS encoding bile acid:sodium symporter family protein, translating into MNNVNAIISASVSSSIDSFQMSSGALLALNAVLAFMMFGVSLGLKTSDFRRVLSRPVAPVTGLVAQFLLLPAITCFGTWALDISPGLALGMILVACCPGGTFSNVMTWIGRANVATSVSMTAISSLAAVVLTPLNFALYGSLNPHTREALQAIHLPAENMVLMVVMVLALPMALGMLVGARFPGFALRSERYFRTASLGVFLLFVVISFSKHWQTALEIAGSVLVLVIAHNAVAFLIGDLASRSARLPQGDRRAVTMEVGIQNSGLALAILFTFYPGSGEMLVVAGFWGVWHLVSGLSLAGYWNYSNRHAPRGEGRIADSL; encoded by the coding sequence ATGAATAACGTGAATGCAATCATCTCCGCCTCCGTATCCTCGTCCATCGACAGCTTCCAGATGTCTTCGGGGGCGCTGCTCGCCCTGAATGCGGTGCTCGCATTCATGATGTTTGGTGTGTCTCTGGGTCTCAAAACCTCGGATTTTCGCCGGGTGCTGAGTCGCCCGGTGGCGCCGGTCACGGGCCTCGTGGCCCAGTTCCTGCTGTTGCCGGCCATTACCTGCTTTGGCACCTGGGCACTGGATATCAGCCCGGGGTTGGCGCTCGGCATGATTCTGGTGGCCTGCTGCCCCGGTGGTACTTTTTCCAACGTGATGACCTGGATCGGGCGCGCCAATGTGGCCACATCCGTCAGCATGACCGCCATTTCCAGCCTCGCCGCGGTGGTTCTCACGCCGCTCAATTTCGCCCTGTACGGCAGCCTTAACCCCCACACCCGCGAAGCCCTGCAGGCGATTCACCTGCCGGCGGAGAATATGGTGCTGATGGTGGTGATGGTGCTGGCGCTGCCCATGGCGCTCGGCATGCTGGTGGGAGCGCGTTTTCCCGGTTTCGCGCTGCGCAGTGAGCGGTACTTCCGCACGGCATCGCTGGGGGTGTTTCTGCTGTTTGTGGTCATCTCCTTCAGCAAGCACTGGCAGACCGCGCTGGAAATTGCGGGCTCGGTTCTGGTGCTGGTGATTGCGCACAATGCGGTCGCCTTCCTGATTGGCGATCTGGCGAGCCGCAGTGCGCGACTGCCTCAGGGGGACCGGCGCGCGGTGACCATGGAAGTCGGTATCCAGAATTCCGGGCTCGCACTCGCGATCCTCTTTACCTTTTACCCGGGCTCCGGGGAAATGCTGGTGGTGGCGGGTTTCTGGGGTGTCTGGCACTTGGTGTCGGGACTCAGCCTGGCCGGTTACTGGAATTACAGCAATCGGCACGCGCCCCGCGGAGAGGGGCGGATCGCGGATTCGCTGTAA
- a CDS encoding glutaminyl-peptide cyclotransferase, whose protein sequence is MKAATTALLSLLLSATSLAAERPQPPTLDYQLLDSKTRAADHFTQGLFFDGERWLESSGLYGRSWLAEYTDPSANPVRRKWLAGDRFAEGLAVFGERLYLLTYRAGEVQIYRRKDFSLEEVLTYTGEGWGLTSDGDQLIMSNGSDTLTFRDPNTFTITRTLKVTGGSERWSRLNELEYVNGLIWANIWQDPRVIAIDPESGEVKGILNLENLLRDSQADRWNVDAVANGIAWDQVRNGLWVTGKYWPKLYLIRPDGLGF, encoded by the coding sequence ATGAAAGCCGCCACTACCGCGTTACTGTCTCTGCTGCTGTCCGCGACGAGCCTGGCCGCAGAAAGGCCACAGCCACCAACGCTCGACTACCAACTGCTCGACAGCAAAACCCGTGCCGCGGATCACTTCACCCAGGGACTGTTTTTCGACGGCGAACGCTGGTTGGAAAGCAGCGGACTCTACGGCCGCTCCTGGCTGGCGGAGTATACCGACCCGAGTGCCAATCCCGTAAGACGCAAGTGGCTGGCGGGCGACCGCTTTGCGGAAGGGCTCGCAGTATTTGGAGAGCGGTTGTACCTGCTCACCTATCGCGCGGGCGAGGTGCAGATCTACCGTCGGAAGGACTTTTCACTGGAGGAAGTTCTGACTTACACCGGCGAGGGCTGGGGGCTCACCAGTGATGGCGATCAGCTGATCATGAGCAACGGCAGCGACACCCTCACCTTTCGCGACCCGAACACCTTCACCATTACCCGCACCCTCAAAGTTACCGGTGGCAGTGAGCGCTGGAGCCGGCTGAATGAACTGGAGTACGTCAACGGCCTGATCTGGGCCAACATCTGGCAAGACCCGAGAGTGATTGCCATCGACCCTGAAAGTGGTGAAGTGAAAGGAATTCTGAATCTGGAAAACCTGCTGAGAGACAGTCAGGCCGACCGCTGGAATGTCGACGCTGTTGCGAATGGCATCGCCTGGGATCAGGTCCGCAACGGGCTCTGGGTAACGGGAAAATACTGGCCGAAACTCTATCTGATTCGCCCCGACGGGCTCGGATTCTGA